From the Hoplias malabaricus isolate fHopMal1 chromosome 6, fHopMal1.hap1, whole genome shotgun sequence genome, the window TATAACTCAGGCCTGAACTCTGTAGAAAAAAGGAGAATGGTGTAGCATGAGATTGTCTGGTACAGTATGATATACGACATCCTTAGAAGATAAGGATACCTTTTTAATTGGGCTCCTATGATATACTGCATCCTTAAGGAGATAAGGGTACCATTTTAATTGGGGTCTTATGGAATGCAAACTTACAGGAGGGGCGAGATGACCGCAccccaaaaagtgtatgtaaactgtggttttcCGTGTGTCTTTGTGAGTGATTCTGCAGGAGGCCTTCTGTGATTGCTCTCCAAATAAAGAACCTGCTGATCTTCCAATAAAGTTGTCTTCatctttcaagtatttttttaaaagaactagaaacttttatttGAACTTATTCTTTCAAGTATTATAGTTAGATTAGATATAAGATTAACACGTCATGGCAACGAcaccgttgtcaccggttctgttcataacttttatggacagaatttctcagcgtagccaagtggcgaaAGGTGTCCgatttggtggtctcaggattccatgtctgctttttgcggatgatgtggtcttttTGGCTTCATTGAGCCAgaacctccagctcttgctggaccagtttgcagccgagtgtgaagcggtagagatgaggatcagcacctccaagtccgagtccatggtactcagtcggaaaagggtggagtgctctctccaggttggaagtcagatcctgcctcaagtggaggagtttaaatacctcagggtcttgttcacgagtgagggaaagatggagcgtgagattgataggcggatcggtgcagcatcagcagtaatgcgggctctgtaccagttcgttgtggtaaagagagagctgagcagaaaagcaaagctcccgatttaccgttcaatctacgtcccaaccctcacctatggtcacgagctttgggtagtgaccgaaagaacaagatcgcgggtacaagcggctgaaatgagttttctccgcagggtgtctggactctcccgtagagacagggttaggagctcggacatccaggagagactcggagtggagccgctgcccCTAcacgttgagaggagccagttgaggtggttcaggcatctggttcggaggtgaggtgttccgggcatgtccaatgggaggaggccccggggcagaccaaaaacactacatgtctcaactggtctgggaatgcctcggtataaccccggaggagctggaggcagtggctggggagagggaggtctgggtttctttgctccggcTGCTTCCTCCACGACccagacccggataagcggtggataatggatggatggatatagacattctcaaaataaataatattaaattaaaaggaATGAAAGCTAAAACTGTAcaacaaagacaaaaagaacaaaataatgtataaaaagtataaaaaatgtataaaaagtgAGCTGTGTGTACGGTGTACAGATGTGGATCAAAGTGCATAATGTGCATCTGAATGTGCAAATTAATGCAGtgcaaaatataaaatcaaGTTTGTCAGATAGAACATTGGATTTTTGTGTGTCCATTTGTTCTTAATAATTCAGTATAACACACTGCAGACACATGTTTTCAATGTATTTTACAATATTCTGAAAATTGGTTTGTAAATGAAAAACAGTCTGGAAATTCCCTCCAGTCTGTAGAGCAGTGTCCACGTGAGTCTGGTGTGAGTTTGAAGTGACCATGTCATTGTTCTCAGATGCTGGGGACCACACTGACACAGCGAGAGGGAGGACTCCTTTCTCTACAGAAAATCTGAAGTGTGCTCTGGCTGCTGTGTCTCTCCTACTGTTCTGTGCTGTGGGGGGTCTCTGTGCTGTGGGGGTCTTGTGTGAGTATCACTCAGCTTCAGTTTCTAACACAGTTCATTGATCCTCATCAGTCTTTTAAATAGAAACCAAGACTCAGCGGACCACTTTGGTCACAGAACACACTCAAGTGACGAAACCACACCCTACAATCCTCACAGAACAGGGCAAATTACTGTGTGAAAGATGTATTTGCACTTTCTGATTTCCTCTATCACAAGAAATCAGCAGCTCTTGTCCCACTGAGTTTTATGTTTCAGCTCTTCAGCTAACAGTCTATCAAGATTACACAGTTAAACCGCTCTGGACATGTCGTAATAGAACATCTTACACTAATACACTAATGTTTATTCCTCATTGTGTGAATATCCCTCTGGTGTTTTCTCTTTATTGAACAGATTTGAATAAAGGCATCTCTTATGAAGCACTAAGTGAGGATTATTCCAGAGCTCTAGAGAGACTCTCAGTGCAGGAACACAACTTCAGTGGTACGGCTGATGCATTTTCAATCTTGTGGttcaaaaattaaataaagtatgTATTGCTTTGTTGTGGGCAACTACATCACTGGTTAATTTCAATTTGTACAGccctgaaatatcacaccaccTCCCAAATGTTTCCCATGTTGAGAAATTGATTTTCTGCAATTCATAACATACTTTACTTCTTCATCTTTGGTGTGATGTTTGCTGAACCCCATCTCACTCATCTTAGCTTTATGTGACCAGAAAATGTGCTGCTAATATTCATCAGGTCTCCTTACATTAGTTTAAATTTATACTGATTTTTGtagtaattttttttatctaaatCTGTTTCTTCCTGAAGTGTTACAGTCCCATTTGGGTCTGGTtcaagtggaaaaaaataaaatttaaaatcaaGATAAGATCAAATAAAGAACTCCATTTCTATTTGCTTTAGAAACACAAAGGAAGAATGAGAAGCTGAGGCTCAAGTATCTCAAGGCTCATGAAATGGTCTCTCAGTGCAGTGGTAAGAAGAGTTTCCTTTTAAGCCTGGTGTAGCAATGTTACACTTCTGACCACAAACAAAACTGCATATATTTTAGAAATGTGTGACACATTGAAACATCTGTAGTTCCACAGAGCTCAAAAAGCTTCCTATCTGTTAGCTGGCATGGCAGATATGAACAATTGCCAAATGCTTGGGGGGTGCAATGCAAAATAGGGAGCAAAAACACCAGAATAAAATGTCACaggtcttttgtttttcctcttcCTGTTGTAAGTGTGTAAGAAATGTGTGCTGTGTGGAGACAGCTGGACAATGTTTGGAGTAAAGTGTTACTACTTCTCCACTGATAAACTGAACTGGACAAACAGTCGTGATGACTGCACTGAAAAAGGAGGACATCTGGTTATAATCACCAGCAAAGAGGAACAGGTGAGTCTGAAAAAGTCttctgttaaatatttatttagaaatgaAGAAACTTACCATGCAGCATTAGGCctcaaaaatattaaatctactttttttcctcttttttgcTGATGTTCTGCTTTAGTGTGTCACCTATTTGTTTCAGCACATTTTGTtttcaattaatatttatatagtaCCTTTCTAGACCACCAAGAACGTTGTACTGACAGAACTTCACAGAACGTCATtccatttaacattcattctacacacacacacacttggaagACTGAATCGGACACTAAGGGGTTAACCAAGGAAAGAGAGaccatccatatctgggcataaacacatacagacattcagtctcgcactcattcacacacaccaggacagttttTAGTAGTAGCCCCCGGAGAAAatccatgcagatacagggagaaaaTGGATATCTCCACCCAGATCaaacttgaacccaagatcccagtttGAGAGGGAAACTTGCAATTGCCAGTTGGGTTTCTTCCTCTGTCCTATCTTGGCTATATTATTTGTGTCACATCTTATATATTAAATGAACTCTATAAATAAATCTTACTTACATGCTAAATATTTAGGAAAATTTTCTGGCATGAATGTATTGTAAGGTTAGCAGCTCCTGCTCGCTCCTCCTCGGACTGGGATGTGGTTATTTGTTGATACACAGATACAGATGAAGCTACTTATTAATGTCCTTAAATCTTCTCCATCATTCTGAATCAGGATTTTGTAACTTCACAAAGTGTAGAGAAATACTGGATTGGGCTGAATGATttggagaaggagggagagtgGATGTGGGTGAACAACCGGTCCCTCAACGAGACGGGAGTAACGtaagaaatttattttttaagaaatgTGCTTTGTATTTTCACTGTCAGAACTACACCTAGTActtacattgtgtgtgtgtgtatacagtactgtgcagatgtcttaggcacacacacacacacacacacacacacacacatacatatatatatatatataaattacgCGCCTAAGAcatctgcacagtactgtgtacacacacacgaGACCAGTAAATACTTGAAACCAGACTTCAGCATTTTAACAGTCTTTGGTCAGTTTTGTCTGAATAAGGCCTGatattgtcttgctgaaataaccatggacttcctggGAAAATACATTGCCTTTAGTTCAGCATACACGTCTCTAAAATATATAccagcatttaaaaaatatcccATAACATCCACTGATGCATCCCAATACCATGAAAGATGTTGGGTTTATCACCTAATGCATGTATCAGTCTGGTTTGTCCATTTAGTCTGTGACAAAAAAAAGACTGCTatgaccacagcacacatttGTTTTGACCATCTGAGATAAGTATAGGTCTTGAGAACATGGATTTGTCTTTGTGTAACACTTTCAAGTTTCAAGAGAGATTTCTGAAGTACTTCTGAGAACATGAAGCTATAGTTATTCCATTAGCGTAACAGTTTctcatgcagtgccatctgacgGATTGAACGCTAAGTATATTTAAcagagttatttatttatttttggtgatAGTTGAAGGCATCAAATTCTAATTTGTGTAATGcaggggtgcccaactccagtcctggagggccgttATCCAGCAAAGGTGAtttggtgattgctctgctaaaacacaccccttaaacctggctattaacagatgagttgactcaggtgtgtgtgagcagacgTATGACCAAAATTTGCTAGATactggccctccaggactggagttgggcacccctggTGTAATGCAATGCTTAATTCAGATAGAGGTGTttcaaacagaacaaaaaactTTTTACCTCCACAGGTTCTGGTTCCAGAGGACTGGGCAGCAGAGTGAGCCTGATAACTGGAAAATACATGACCCTTCAGGAGAGAACTGTGCTGAACTTGGTACCTCAAACTTATGGTTGGATGGTTCCTGTCGTATTccaaaaaaatatatctgtGAAAAAAAACCTAGGTCTATTTAGACAGCACCTGCTGTTCATTGGTGCTGTATCAAAGTAAAAAAGTcagatataaatatttatattttatataaatatattgatatattatattaatatattttgccCAGTGGGTTTCTCAGACCTTAGTCACAGCCAATTCCACTTTCAGCTAGTTATCTCCCAGTGACATGATGATACCAAGCTGGGAAGGTGAAGAGTAGCAtaagcttcctctgagacataaGTCAAGCTCTATCTGTCTATAAGTATATATCTAATAATGCTGAGCTTAGGTGtcccatttaaaaaagaaaaattcaaaTGTGTGCTGTTTTCTTATCAATAAAAACGTACATGGAGCTTAATAACCATATTTGAATCATCAGTTCCAGCATCATGCAACTATTTACAAATGCTCCAATATCCCAAATGTAACTATTTCTGAATGTGTATATTAATAAATTTGTATTTTATGTCAGACACAGGTGTCTGTCCATGTTATATGCAGTTTATTAGTAATTTAGTAAATGTTCCATGGGTTGAcagtgtgttcagtgttgtaTTCGGTGTTTGCTCTCAGCCTATGTTTTAGCTGTAGTTAGGAAACAgcaagtgtgtgtatgctgtttCTGCACCAAGTGTCAGACATTAGACATCGCCATCTGTTCAGGGTCaaattcacactcacacaggacatattttatttattcattataattAGTATATGTTTGACTTAAAACtgtcataaaaacaaaaaaaaagtattcaGTGTTATTTTAGTTCTGGTTCACTTAGGGTTCACACTGACAGATTACACACAAAACCAGGAGATGCAACAATAGCCAGGAACTGAATAAACACTTTCTGAAGTACTGCTGTTATGCATGATTTATgtagctttttttccccctataCCACATCGGTAATGTTGTGTAATACtaatagaaacacacactggatacTTCCTGCTGGTTCAATGATATTAATCAAATGCAGTTTTATTGGTTATAGACATTTAGTACTTCAGCATTCTCTCCTCagtaataaacaaaacagattcACTACAGTACTATTATTGGACTGAAAGAGCTTATTGACAGCATAATcaaaacatacactcacacacattacaTCATTATTCATAATCTGCCACTGCTTCATCCTCATGAAGGTCACAGTGGTTCTAGAGCCCACagagaatcactgggcacaagacagaaACACAACCTGGAAaaagcaccagtccatcacagggcatcacacactcacccagtcatagtTTATAGACTCACCCAAGTCATTCATACAGACGGAGGTAGAACAAAACTGACCCTTCACAGAGAGTGACTCATGGAAAGATCCTACCTAGGACCTCAAGATATATAAACATAGGTGGGTATTTTACCCTAATTTATTGTTTTACCAAGTTTGGCCACAACTCCCTCCCATAATTCACACGCATTAGTTGTTTTATTTAGTGACACAGCTTCCCTACTTCTGAGTTCAGAAGAtagatttaattttattaatcggaaatatgtattaaatataatcacaacttactttctctctctcacccacacagctcctcttTCGTCTCTCCTAGTCTCTTAATCCCTCCATGTTTGAGCCACGAGCCACACTGATCTAATTTTCTCCATTAAAATTTATTTGAGGGTGAACaaccattttatatatatatatatatatacactacatTGTAAAACATACTGGACATTACCTGCAGGTTCAGTCTGGTTTACTGAAGTATCTCCATCTCTCAAAGACAGTGGCACTGTAACACAGAAGCTGCCAGTTCAACAGCATTTTAAAACCCAGCATTTATGAGATTTGAGTGACTTCCAAGACATTTTTAAAGtctattgtgtgtttttaatggaTAAATCTGCCATTTTGGTAAGAATCAGCATCAGGTATTACTGTTCAAGTGTGTTTGGACATAAAAGATATTTGTCTTTGGTTTCTTTGTAGCTCACAGTGCACACAATCAGACAACAGACAATTCACAGTAACAGACATCCCAACCTGACctttaacacacatttacaggAACATACACATGCACCTGTTAAGAAgaatacatgaacacacaaatgGAAGGTATAAGTGCTGAGCGCAGCAGCCAAATAGGGCAACTcaataaaatcaaatataatGAGCAGAAAAATAACTTTTAAGTGTAAGTAGCAGTGTTGCATATATTtatagtaaaaaacaaaaatgagttttttatttgtttaatctaTAGCCTGAGTAAGATATTACttatgttttaataataataataataataataataataagtactagtagtagtagtagtagtagatgAAGGAAAATACTTTTAACTTAACTATTGCATTATGCAAATGATTGAACTCTGCTGATGTTGAAATTTGTGGGTAAAGGTTGGGGTCTACAGCAGCATATTTCCTGTCTGTATCTATAAATAAGATTGTTCAAGTTTCCTGATTTGAGTTTCTTTCAGACAGTGTGTGGTTGAGCTGATTAAAATGTGTCTCTTCATGGAAATGTTGATTCCCAGCTTTTCAAAACTATCAGAAATTAAGTCAAAGTTTAGCAGGGAAATCACATTTAGTTCATTATTTTTTGGGTGTGTTTGTTAATGTCTAATCCATGGTGTAATAAATTACTCTGATCTTAGCCAGTTATAACATTATTATCAAATGAAgtgtgttcacaaagtttttgGGACCACCCACCTTTCAGAACTAAAATGCAGCTGTCCCCACTGTGAACAATTGTTTATGCTACAAACTGTGAAGTTTgtcataatttaaaaatgttttaagacaTTCTTGTGGCATTTAATTTTGGGTCTCACCccgttaaaagagagaggagccTAGTCCGGAGTAAAAGTAACTCCTGCAGTGTTATGTAGATGGCCATGGTGTGGACAGACTTTCTAatagaacacagcacactggaATTGTAGTGGAAATATAGTGGATATATCAGTGAGACTCACACTGGATTTGCTGATATAACAAACCCCTGTTTATCTTCAATTGATCATTCtcttaaaaaattattttagttAGAACACCACAGACTGGTTCAGTAATTTAATCTCTGATAGATAGCAATGTGTTCAGCTCATTCCTGGGCCTGTACTATTTAATACCTACATTAATTACATCATTACCTCTATGGTTGACTGTAATACATATTTCTCTGCTGTTAACACAATTTTATACTGAAGCCTGTGTGTTTTACCtgtccacagaaacacacacccaaaACAGTATTCACCCCTTACCATAAATGGCCTCCATCCTACTACATGCttatatactttttaaaatatgaatactGAATGGCGAGTTAGCCAAGAAGCTAAAGTgttattgtaaaatatttgcTTCCCCATTAAGTAATGCAGTAGttgctactgcagcatttaataGGAAACCTTTGGCAGTATTTGAAGACCAAGGTTACAGCTCAGAAAGCCGTTAATATTATTAGTAAATTGGAGGACATGGCTCATTAAAAGGGGCTAAGAATGCTGTGGAATTCTGCCAGAAGCTGGTGTCTGTATATGCACTATGTTTGCAAACAGAAGACCAGTTTAAAATATACcacaatttaaggtgaaacGGAACATCAGATTAAGAATCCTTATTCAGAGCTTATTCAGACTCGTTACCGGCTCACTGCAGATTTGTCCTGACAGAGCGGACACCATCGCCAGCAAAGTGCTGGGAAACTAAAGTGAGGCTGTGGAACTACACACTCTGTCAGAGTTTATAGGTCTTTTAATGCGATAGGTACCAAATGTTGTCTAAAAGGGCTCAGTATTCAGTGatatttctcatagtcgacACTGAGGAAGCTCCTCCTCATTAGACCACGCCCCTATCTGCTGATGTCCCACCTCCCACACAAAAAAGGGCCAgaagtctgaaactgaaaaccAAGGATCCGAAAGTGACAAAAAAGTCAATctgtgactgaaaaaaaaaatacgaaactaaaataaaataagatctGAATCTTAAGACATAAAATCTGCAATTGAAAAAATtaagacttcaaatatcaaaatatatagcgaagtgaaaaatgaaaataatttatttattctaaaaaaaataaataattgaatcaaaatttctatttaaactgaaaatattTCAAAGTTCAAActcaagatttgaactttcagtttcagattttttttcaaattaattagattcattcattatctgtaaccccaggaatacaccctgcagggggtgccagtccttcacagggcaacacagacacacacacattcactcattgacactttagagtcgtcaatccacctaccaacgtgtgtttttggactgtgggagggaatcggagcacccagaggaaacccacgcagacccagggagaacacaccacacagacagtcacccagaggaaacccacgcagacacagggagaacacaccaactcctcacagacagtcacccagagcgggaatcaaacccacaacctccaggtccctggagctgtgtgactgcgacactacctgctgcgccaccgtgccgaaTTGAATTTTAATAAGCTACATTTTACAATTGTTATATATGCTTTATtgctgaatatttgtaatttattttttcaaatacaCCTAAGTTGCAATAGGGGTGTGTAATTATATGCTGCAATATTGGCAGgtcacttttacattttttaaattgggAGTGATATCGTTTTTGTTGTCCTAGTGAACAGTTAATTTTATGTAAATAGCAGATGTAACATTtagtttcttcttcttcttattattattattattattattattaacagagACACAAACATTATGACATTCTGAACAGATGATAGATTTTGAACCATAACCATttatgggaaaaaaataatgtgtGTTTAAGTTCAAGCATATAAGATTTAGATTTCCAACTACATACAAATATTATACATTCAATAAATTACAAATGAAGGATTATGGAGTTTCTGGactttaaaaacatacattagAATCATTTCATAACTGATTTGTACATAATATGATAAAGTCTGTACtctgcttttatggactttttataacatgcatttttatgtgcatattttttatgtgtgtgtttttttttttaatatgcatttttatgcacattttaCATTTGCATTACCTAATCTCTGGAGGTCAATTTCTGATCCATAACTATGATTTATCACTGACATCAACCCATCAATCAGCTCCTGTCATCCATGTCATTCACACATTGCCCATTAATATTCAAGGAAAAATTTGTAAAACTACTGATTATATATTCATTGCTGTGGATGAATTACGGAATTACACACTTAAATTGTCTAGAAACTATGGTAAAACAACTGAGAAAGAGTATATTACCTTAGCAGCTGCATGGAGTTACCCTAAATTCAATATTTACTGTCAAGTAGAAAACACTAAATGTAATTGGAATTAACAAGGGTTTagtaaattaatacaaaatatcaaaattaatttaccctaaaaatgacaataatatgcTGGCCAATTTATAGATTTTGCAGGTGATTATATTGTAAACAGAGTATGAAATTTTCATTATGCAACAAAAACATACCTTTATTTCTAGAGAAATACAGATGTTAAAATATAGTATATGTTCCTTAAATAATTTAGATTTCAACTGTAACTTAATGATACAAGTCCTTTCAAACCAGCTCAGGAGGAAATTGGATCTGTAAAGACATGTTATGTGGTTACCCTGCTTATTCAGCTTCTGTGCGTGTGGCATGTGTACGTGTGAAGTTCTGAAGAAGTGTTTTCACTCACTGAAGTTGTTTAACTTCaccaacagaaaaataaaataaaggcagAAATAATCCTTTTAAAAAAGTGCAAATATAAAAAAGTACATG encodes:
- the LOC136700221 gene encoding CD209 antigen-like protein C, whose translation is MSLFSDAGDHTDTARGRTPFSTENLKCALAAVSLLLFCAVGGLCAVGVLYLNKGISYEALSEDYSRALERLSVQEHNFSETQRKNEKLRLKYLKAHEMVSQCSVCKKCVLCGDSWTMFGVKCYYFSTDKLNWTNSRDDCTEKGGHLVIITSKEEQDFVTSQSVEKYWIGLNDLEKEGEWMWVNNRSLNETGVTFWFQRTGQQSEPDNWKIHDPSGENCAELGTSNLWLDGSCRIPKKYICEKKPRSI